One genomic region from Salinicola endophyticus encodes:
- a CDS encoding branched-chain amino acid ABC transporter permease, producing the protein MNELIYFFNYVVVAGSVTGCIYAMGAIGVTLIYSILRFAHFAHADMMTLGAFVVLLLTLAFPHAGDALGLPTAIVMLPLAMIFTSLVAVGIDRVFYQPLRAHGVKPIVMVIASLGVTLMLQGLIRLFSGTGAESLYVEARKAIFRIELPGVTRPIIITEPQVILFVVTLVAVIGLHLFLTRARLGKAMRAMSDNPDLARASGINTKLIITLTWIIAGSLATLAGTLLSLDVAFKPDLSFFLLLPIFAAAIVGGVGHPYGAIAGGFLVGFAETLAVFNWSVLLRPLRDSLPSWLELPNNLALVGTEYKIVVPFFILIAVLIWRPTGLFKGKVI; encoded by the coding sequence GTGAATGAGCTGATCTACTTCTTCAACTACGTGGTGGTGGCCGGGAGCGTGACCGGCTGCATCTACGCCATGGGCGCGATCGGGGTGACGCTGATCTACAGCATCCTGCGTTTCGCTCACTTCGCCCACGCCGACATGATGACCCTGGGCGCCTTCGTGGTGCTGCTGCTGACGCTGGCCTTTCCCCACGCCGGCGACGCCCTGGGGCTGCCCACCGCGATCGTGATGCTGCCGCTGGCGATGATCTTCACCTCGCTGGTGGCGGTGGGCATCGACCGCGTGTTCTACCAGCCGCTGCGTGCCCACGGGGTCAAACCGATCGTGATGGTGATCGCCTCGCTGGGGGTCACGCTGATGCTGCAGGGGCTGATCCGGCTGTTCTCCGGCACCGGCGCGGAGAGCCTCTACGTCGAGGCGCGCAAGGCGATCTTTCGCATCGAGCTGCCCGGCGTGACGCGCCCGATCATCATCACCGAGCCGCAGGTGATCCTGTTCGTGGTCACCCTGGTGGCGGTGATCGGGCTGCATCTGTTCCTGACCCGGGCGCGCCTGGGCAAGGCGATGCGAGCGATGTCGGACAACCCCGACCTGGCCCGCGCCTCGGGCATCAATACCAAGCTGATCATCACCCTGACCTGGATAATCGCCGGCTCGCTGGCGACCCTGGCGGGGACGCTGCTGTCGCTGGATGTGGCGTTCAAGCCGGACCTGAGCTTCTTCCTGCTGCTGCCGATCTTCGCCGCGGCGATCGTCGGCGGCGTCGGCCACCCTTACGGCGCCATCGCCGGCGGCTTCCTGGTCGGCTTCGCCGAGACCCTGGCGGTATTCAACTGGTCGGTGCTGCTGCGCCCGCTGCGCGATAGCCTGCCGAGCTGGCTGGAGCTGCCCAACAACCTGGCGCTGGTGGGCACCGAGTACAAGATCGTGGTGCCCTTCTTCATTCTGATCGCGGTGCTGATCTGGCGCCCGACCGGCCTGTTCAAAGGGAAGGTGATCTAA
- a CDS encoding ABC transporter ATP-binding protein, which yields MPLLEAIDVHGGYGGMNILNGVDMAIEADEIGVIVGPNGAGKSTMLKAVFGLLTITGGEIRLRGDPITNLPPHKLVERGMGFVPQEKNIFPSLSVAENLEMGAFLKPATVSRLKRQIYDIFPPLYDKRHQPAGELSGGQRQMVAMGRALMNEPSVLLLDEPTAGLSPRYMNEIFEQVKRISATGVGVLMVEQNAKQALRIAHRGFVLAAGQNRFTDSGEALLADPQVAKSFLGG from the coding sequence ATGCCACTACTCGAAGCGATCGACGTTCATGGCGGCTACGGCGGCATGAACATTCTCAACGGCGTCGACATGGCGATCGAAGCCGACGAGATCGGGGTCATCGTCGGCCCCAACGGCGCCGGCAAGTCGACCATGCTCAAGGCCGTGTTCGGCCTGCTCACCATCACCGGCGGCGAGATTCGCCTGCGCGGCGACCCGATCACCAATCTGCCACCACACAAGCTGGTGGAGCGCGGGATGGGCTTCGTGCCCCAGGAGAAGAACATCTTCCCCAGCCTCTCGGTGGCGGAAAACCTGGAGATGGGCGCCTTTCTCAAGCCGGCCACGGTGTCGCGGCTCAAGCGCCAGATCTACGACATCTTCCCGCCGCTCTACGACAAGCGCCACCAGCCCGCGGGCGAACTCTCCGGCGGCCAGCGCCAGATGGTGGCGATGGGCCGGGCGCTGATGAACGAACCCAGCGTGCTGCTGCTCGACGAGCCCACCGCCGGCCTCTCGCCGCGCTATATGAACGAGATCTTCGAACAGGTGAAGCGCATCAGCGCCACCGGGGTCGGGGTGCTGATGGTGGAGCAGAACGCCAAGCAGGCGCTACGTATCGCCCACCGGGGCTTCGTGCTCGCCGCCGGACAGAACCGCTTCACCGACAGCGGCGAGGCGCTGCTCGCCGACCCGCAGGTGGCCAAGAGTTTCCTCGGCGGTTGA
- a CDS encoding branched-chain amino acid ABC transporter permease, translated as MNPSTQQTPSQRPFPRREILLFGGLALVVLAVFASMGPAYATRMMVEAACYAILALGLTIQWGYAGQFNAGIMGFVALGGFSATFFSIPVNHAFWASDLPGRLGWVLLAIVAAVALVLAVSRIDRLGVPRWLRTLITVIVALIAYLVVISWLRSVTGDIESQVEFIGGLGLPVWLGWIVGGVLAGGIGYVIGHICLGLRSDYLVIATLGIAEIIKAFLKNSDWLTRGTATISPLPWPVPDPGEVGFVTARALYFCVTAVLIAVIFFLLHRAYHAPWGRMIRAIRDNEVSAAAMGKSINRRRQEIFVFGCILMGLGGAVLTSFTGIFDPQGYLPLNHTFLVLVMVILGGPGNNLGTLFGAVLVYVIWIMSGPLALALMHLVTALGGDWFGWQPGNLDSRALQARVFVIGLLILLVLRFAPRGMIPERVAQHD; from the coding sequence ATGAACCCCTCCACTCAACAGACGCCGTCCCAGCGTCCTTTCCCCCGCCGCGAGATCCTGCTGTTCGGCGGCCTGGCGCTGGTGGTGCTCGCCGTCTTCGCCAGCATGGGGCCGGCCTACGCCACACGCATGATGGTCGAGGCCGCCTGCTACGCCATCCTGGCCCTCGGCCTGACCATCCAGTGGGGCTACGCCGGCCAGTTCAACGCCGGCATCATGGGCTTCGTCGCTCTCGGCGGCTTCTCCGCCACCTTCTTCAGCATTCCGGTCAATCACGCCTTCTGGGCCAGCGACCTGCCGGGCCGGCTGGGCTGGGTGCTGCTGGCGATCGTCGCCGCGGTCGCGCTGGTCTTGGCCGTCAGCCGCATCGATCGGCTCGGCGTGCCGCGCTGGCTGCGCACGCTGATTACCGTGATCGTCGCGCTCATCGCCTACCTGGTGGTGATCAGTTGGTTGCGCAGCGTCACCGGCGATATCGAGTCCCAGGTGGAGTTCATCGGCGGCCTGGGGCTACCGGTATGGCTCGGCTGGATCGTCGGCGGCGTGCTCGCCGGGGGGATCGGATATGTCATCGGGCATATCTGCCTGGGGCTGCGCAGCGACTATCTGGTCATCGCCACCCTGGGCATCGCCGAGATCATCAAGGCGTTTCTCAAGAACTCGGACTGGCTGACCCGCGGCACCGCCACCATCTCACCGCTGCCGTGGCCGGTACCCGACCCCGGAGAGGTCGGCTTCGTCACCGCCCGCGCGCTCTACTTCTGCGTGACCGCGGTGCTGATCGCGGTGATCTTCTTCCTGCTCCACCGCGCCTACCACGCGCCCTGGGGGCGGATGATCCGCGCCATCCGCGACAACGAAGTCTCCGCCGCGGCGATGGGCAAGTCGATCAACCGCCGGCGCCAGGAGATCTTCGTCTTCGGCTGTATCCTGATGGGGCTGGGCGGCGCGGTGCTGACCAGCTTCACCGGGATCTTCGACCCCCAGGGCTATCTGCCGCTCAACCACACCTTCCTGGTGCTGGTGATGGTGATTCTGGGCGGCCCGGGCAACAACCTGGGCACCCTGTTCGGCGCGGTGCTGGTCTACGTGATCTGGATCATGTCCGGCCCACTGGCGCTGGCGCTGATGCATCTGGTGACCGCCCTGGGCGGGGACTGGTTCGGCTGGCAGCCGGGCAATCTCGATAGCCGCGCGCTGCAGGCGCGAGTCTTCGTGATCGGGCTGCTGATCCTGTTGGTGCTGCGCTTTGCCCCGCGCGGGATGATCCCGGAGCGGGTCGCCCAGCACGATTGA
- a CDS encoding ABC transporter substrate-binding protein, translating into MKKTVMALAVAAASVCSIAAQADVKVGFLGGFTGGIESLTPPIFDGAKLAVAEVNEQGGLLDGEKMVMPSGDTTCSDAAAASNAADRLVNSEKVTAIVGALCTGATIAAANNAAIPGGVVMVSPASTAPAVTDLADNDLVFRTVPSDAFQGEQLAKLLLSKGIDNVAVTYVNNDYGQGLDGAFTKTFEAEGGTVAANLAHEDNRADYRSEIGQLAASGAPTLVVLAYADTSGQTILRQAYESGAFTQFAGGDGMVGNSLVDAVGADVLEGMIATRPGSPQSPGTETFTKLAEKAGIDPTAVFAAQSYDAAFLLAMAIEKNGSADREGLSKALREVAGAPGEKILPGEWAKAKKLIDAGKDVDYEGAAGDAEFDKNGDVPGVVVEMAVENGKFVTKGPVGE; encoded by the coding sequence CGTCAAGGTAGGCTTTCTCGGCGGTTTCACCGGCGGTATCGAGAGCCTGACGCCGCCGATCTTCGACGGCGCCAAGTTGGCGGTGGCCGAGGTCAACGAGCAGGGCGGGCTGCTGGATGGCGAGAAGATGGTGATGCCGTCCGGCGATACCACCTGCTCGGATGCCGCGGCGGCCTCCAACGCCGCTGACCGCTTGGTCAACAGCGAGAAGGTGACCGCAATCGTCGGCGCGCTGTGCACCGGGGCGACCATCGCCGCGGCCAACAACGCGGCGATTCCGGGTGGGGTGGTGATGGTCTCGCCGGCCTCCACCGCGCCGGCGGTGACCGATCTCGCCGACAACGACCTGGTCTTCCGTACCGTGCCTTCCGATGCCTTCCAGGGGGAACAGCTCGCCAAGCTGCTGCTCTCCAAGGGGATCGACAATGTCGCCGTGACTTACGTCAATAATGACTATGGCCAGGGCCTCGACGGCGCCTTCACCAAGACCTTCGAAGCCGAAGGCGGTACCGTTGCCGCCAACCTGGCGCATGAAGACAACCGGGCCGACTACCGCTCCGAGATCGGGCAGCTCGCGGCCAGCGGCGCGCCGACCCTGGTGGTGCTCGCCTACGCCGACACCTCGGGCCAGACGATCCTGCGTCAGGCCTACGAAAGCGGCGCCTTCACCCAGTTCGCAGGTGGCGATGGCATGGTCGGCAACTCGCTGGTGGATGCGGTGGGCGCCGACGTGCTCGAGGGAATGATCGCCACCCGACCCGGGTCGCCGCAGTCGCCGGGCACCGAGACCTTCACCAAGCTGGCAGAAAAGGCGGGGATCGACCCCACCGCGGTGTTTGCTGCCCAGTCCTATGACGCCGCCTTCCTGCTCGCCATGGCGATCGAGAAGAACGGCAGCGCGGATCGTGAAGGGCTCTCCAAGGCACTGCGCGAGGTCGCTGGCGCGCCGGGCGAGAAGATCCTGCCGGGCGAGTGGGCGAAGGCCAAGAAGCTGATCGATGCCGGTAAAGACGTCGACTACGAAGGGGCCGCCGGTGACGCCGAGTTCGACAAGAACGGCGACGTGCCGGGCGTGGTAGTCGAGATGGCGGTGGAGAATGGCAAATTCGTCACCAAGGGGCCGGTGGGTGAGTAA